In Coriobacteriia bacterium, the following proteins share a genomic window:
- a CDS encoding DNA polymerase I, with protein MTQRTVAVIDGNSLIHRAFHALPPTMTAPDGRPTNAAFGFVSMLLKMIAELRPEGVVVAFDLGKPAFRVEALAQYKVHRPPTDPQLKAQFPIVKELLGALAVPIVELEGWEGDDILGTLARKGAEQGLRMLLITGDRDAFQLVTDDVSVVTTKKGITDIVIYGPDDVLERYGVTPSQVPDYLGLKGDTSDNIPGVPGVGEKTAAKLLQEYGSLDAVLAHAEEIKGKVGESLRDNRDAALASRIVATISCDVPVDIDLSAVEFGAFDPAELAAAFGALRFTSLL; from the coding sequence ATGACACAACGCACGGTAGCTGTAATCGACGGCAACAGCCTTATCCATCGTGCGTTTCACGCGTTGCCCCCAACGATGACCGCGCCTGACGGGCGACCCACGAACGCCGCATTCGGGTTCGTCTCTATGCTGCTCAAGATGATCGCCGAGCTGCGTCCGGAAGGTGTCGTCGTCGCCTTCGATCTGGGCAAGCCCGCGTTTCGCGTCGAGGCGCTCGCGCAGTACAAGGTTCACCGCCCACCCACGGACCCACAGCTCAAGGCGCAGTTCCCCATCGTCAAAGAGCTGCTCGGCGCACTCGCGGTGCCCATCGTGGAGCTTGAGGGGTGGGAGGGCGACGACATCCTCGGGACGCTCGCTCGCAAGGGTGCCGAGCAGGGGCTGCGCATGCTGCTCATCACCGGTGACCGAGATGCGTTTCAGCTCGTGACTGACGACGTGAGTGTCGTGACGACCAAGAAGGGCATCACAGACATCGTCATCTACGGACCCGACGACGTCCTCGAGCGTTACGGCGTGACGCCCTCGCAGGTGCCCGACTACCTTGGCCTCAAGGGCGATACCAGCGACAACATCCCCGGCGTGCCCGGAGTGGGCGAGAAGACCGCAGCCAAGCTCTTGCAGGAGTACGGCTCGCTTGACGCCGTTCTAGCACATGCCGAGGAGATCAAGGGCAAGGTCGGCGAGAGTCTGCGCGACAACCGAGACGCGGCGCTTGCCAGCCGCATCGTCGCCACCATCTCCTGCGACGTTCCCGTCGACATCGACCTGTCAGCCGTCGAGTTCGGCGCGTTCGACCCCGCCGAGCTCGCTGCCGCATTCGGCGCCCTGCGCTTCACGTCGCTGCTCG
- a CDS encoding response regulator transcription factor: MHMKRVLIVSDDAHTRAWASHAVESLDVQTIECSAGEMQKRLLDGDVGLVLLDGGRSPDALGQIVEHAASGGADLRLLVVVETEALSALRLPIRVTSDFLVRGASSDELAVRVRSLLWPGEEVTKQELVRVDDLTLNLATYQAYLHGDPIDFTYLEYALFAFLVTHPGRTYSREVLLRRVWGSDYYGGSRTVDVHVRRIRSKIGAELSRRLETVRNVGYLWNG; the protein is encoded by the coding sequence ATGCACATGAAACGCGTTCTCATAGTGTCCGACGACGCGCACACCCGTGCGTGGGCGTCGCACGCTGTCGAATCACTTGATGTGCAGACGATCGAATGCTCGGCGGGTGAGATGCAAAAGCGTCTGCTCGACGGCGATGTGGGCCTCGTGCTGCTCGATGGTGGTCGCAGCCCCGACGCGCTCGGTCAGATCGTCGAGCATGCTGCGTCCGGGGGAGCCGATCTGAGGCTCCTGGTTGTCGTGGAGACCGAGGCGCTGAGCGCGCTGAGGTTGCCGATCCGAGTCACAAGCGACTTCCTCGTGCGCGGCGCGTCATCCGATGAGCTCGCGGTCCGCGTCCGCAGTCTGCTGTGGCCGGGTGAAGAGGTCACGAAACAGGAACTCGTGCGCGTCGACGACCTGACGCTCAACCTCGCCACCTACCAGGCGTACCTTCACGGCGACCCGATCGACTTCACCTACCTCGAGTACGCGCTGTTCGCGTTCCTCGTGACGCATCCCGGGCGAACCTACTCCCGAGAGGTCCTGCTGCGTCGTGTCTGGGGTAGCGACTACTATGGAGGCTCACGCACCGTCGACGTGCACGTGAGGCGCATCCGATCCAAGATCGGAGCCGAGCTGTCGCGCCGGCTCGAGACGGTGAGAAACGTCGGGTATCTCTGGAACGGGTAG
- a CDS encoding glutamine synthetase, producing the protein MAPTFDKDYVLKTVEERGVRFVRFWFTDVLGVLKSFAVTDTEIEGAFEEGMGFDGSSIDGFTRLEESDMIAYPDPSTFQILPWRPSEEGVGRMFTSITKPDGSPFEGDPRNALKAVCDKAAAMGFTMYVGPELEFFYFADDQDTEVLDQGGYFDLTPLDAASDLRRETVLTLEKMGIPVEYSHHEVAPSQHEIDLRYAEATEMADNVMTYKLIVKEVALQNGVYATFMPKPIFGQNGSGMHVHQSLFNKDGNAFFDANDPEGFNLSQVAKHYIAGLLKYAPEFCAVTNPLVNSYKRLVPGYEAPVYIAWARRNRSALVRVPMYKPGKENATRLELRSPDPSANPYLAFAVMLGAGLKGIEEKLPLAPEATNNIFHMSDAELDAAGIKTLPGSLGEAIEKFANSELMKEVLGEHIHTFYTENKRAEWNEYRLQVSEWELDKYLSVI; encoded by the coding sequence ATGGCACCCACGTTCGACAAGGACTATGTGCTCAAGACCGTCGAGGAGCGCGGCGTTCGTTTCGTTCGCTTCTGGTTCACCGACGTGCTTGGCGTGCTCAAGTCGTTCGCTGTCACCGACACTGAGATCGAGGGCGCGTTCGAAGAGGGCATGGGCTTCGACGGATCCTCCATCGACGGCTTCACCCGCCTCGAAGAGTCCGACATGATCGCCTACCCCGATCCGTCGACCTTCCAGATCCTCCCGTGGCGTCCCTCCGAGGAGGGCGTCGGCCGCATGTTCACCTCCATCACCAAGCCGGACGGCTCGCCGTTCGAGGGTGATCCTCGCAACGCCCTGAAGGCTGTCTGCGACAAGGCCGCGGCCATGGGCTTCACCATGTACGTCGGTCCCGAGCTTGAGTTCTTCTACTTCGCTGACGATCAGGACACCGAGGTTCTCGACCAGGGTGGCTACTTCGATCTCACCCCGCTTGACGCCGCGTCGGATCTTCGTCGCGAGACCGTGCTCACGCTCGAGAAGATGGGCATCCCGGTCGAGTACTCGCACCACGAGGTCGCCCCGTCGCAGCACGAGATCGACCTTCGCTACGCCGAGGCCACCGAGATGGCTGACAACGTCATGACCTACAAGCTCATCGTCAAGGAGGTCGCACTCCAGAACGGCGTCTACGCGACCTTCATGCCGAAGCCGATCTTCGGTCAGAACGGCTCGGGCATGCACGTCCACCAGTCGCTCTTCAACAAGGACGGCAACGCCTTCTTCGATGCCAACGACCCCGAGGGCTTCAACCTCTCGCAGGTCGCCAAGCACTACATCGCCGGCCTCCTGAAGTACGCGCCGGAGTTCTGCGCCGTCACCAACCCGCTGGTCAACTCGTACAAGCGCCTGGTGCCGGGCTACGAGGCTCCGGTCTACATCGCGTGGGCCCGCCGCAACCGCTCCGCCCTGGTTCGCGTCCCGATGTACAAGCCCGGCAAGGAGAACGCGACTCGCCTCGAGCTTCGTTCGCCGGACCCCTCGGCCAACCCGTACCTCGCCTTCGCCGTCATGCTCGGCGCCGGCCTGAAGGGTATCGAGGAGAAGCTGCCGCTGGCCCCCGAGGCCACGAACAACATCTTCCACATGAGCGACGCCGAGCTTGATGCCGCTGGTATCAAGACGCTGCCGGGCAGCCTGGGCGAGGCCATCGAGAAGTTCGCTAACTCCGAGCTCATGAAGGAGGTTCTCGGCGAGCACATCCACACGTTCTACACCGAGAACAAGCGTGCTGAGTGGAACGAGTATCGCCTGCAGGTTTCCGAGTGGGAGCTCGACAAGTACCTGTCGGTCATCTAG
- a CDS encoding radical SAM protein gives MAKVLLIAPPYRCWGVQVIGTWPPLQLAYLAGIAEESGHEVRLVDAMNNGYSFEDVKTDIAAWEPDFVISLDYLPVSGAISTATVPAALETLAIAKSVDPSIVTIIGGPHPTFLYEEILRDHPGVDYVIRGESEETLRALLAASATGTVGDVAGIAYRADGEIVANPMRPHIADLDTITPAWHLLDWSLYHYNIEPWGRMASILTTRGCMMGCSFCSHRAFWRGDWRARNPEKVLDEIRVLVEQYDVEFITLIDPYPTHDRDRWERQLDLLIEAKLPVHLLMETRVEDIIRDEDLLPKYKAAGIIHMYVGAETSTDEMLESLNKGTDVDMNKRALELLREYDIMSEASFMIGFPSETWETVAHTAAEAIRLNPDIAVFPVITPMPFTPLYDEVKDRIRVTDYSKYNLMTPILEPYEMSLDDVYRALAKCYMTFYSHKMREVAELPDGFKRRYMFSAFEQMMKDYGDRFDFLREGMGDGMPSDMPDLETMRRGHGG, from the coding sequence ATGGCCAAGGTACTACTCATAGCTCCGCCCTACCGCTGCTGGGGCGTTCAGGTGATCGGGACCTGGCCGCCGCTGCAGCTCGCATACCTCGCCGGTATCGCCGAGGAGTCCGGTCACGAGGTTCGCCTCGTCGATGCGATGAACAACGGCTACTCGTTCGAGGACGTGAAGACCGACATCGCCGCGTGGGAGCCCGACTTCGTCATATCGCTCGACTACCTGCCGGTTTCGGGTGCGATCAGCACCGCGACCGTTCCGGCCGCGCTCGAGACGCTCGCGATCGCGAAGTCCGTGGACCCGTCGATCGTCACCATCATCGGCGGACCGCATCCCACATTCCTGTACGAGGAGATCCTGCGGGACCACCCGGGAGTGGACTACGTGATCCGCGGCGAATCGGAGGAGACGCTGCGTGCGTTGCTTGCGGCGTCCGCGACCGGAACCGTCGGCGACGTCGCGGGTATCGCGTATCGCGCTGACGGCGAGATCGTCGCCAATCCGATGCGCCCGCACATCGCCGATCTCGACACCATCACGCCCGCCTGGCACCTGCTCGACTGGAGCCTGTACCACTACAACATCGAGCCCTGGGGCCGGATGGCTTCGATTCTGACGACGCGCGGCTGCATGATGGGGTGTTCGTTCTGCTCGCACCGTGCGTTCTGGCGCGGGGACTGGCGTGCGCGCAATCCCGAGAAGGTGCTCGATGAGATCAGGGTGCTCGTCGAGCAGTACGACGTCGAGTTCATCACGCTCATCGACCCGTATCCCACCCACGATCGCGACCGCTGGGAGCGCCAGCTCGACCTGCTCATCGAGGCGAAGCTGCCGGTACACCTGCTCATGGAGACGCGCGTCGAGGACATCATCCGCGACGAGGACCTGCTGCCCAAGTACAAGGCCGCGGGCATCATCCACATGTACGTCGGAGCCGAAACGAGCACCGACGAGATGCTCGAGTCGCTCAACAAGGGTACCGACGTCGACATGAACAAGCGCGCGCTCGAGCTGCTGCGCGAGTACGACATCATGAGCGAGGCGTCGTTCATGATCGGGTTCCCCAGCGAGACGTGGGAGACGGTCGCACACACCGCTGCCGAGGCCATTCGCCTCAACCCCGATATCGCCGTGTTCCCGGTCATCACTCCGATGCCGTTCACGCCGCTCTACGACGAGGTCAAGGACCGTATTCGCGTCACGGACTACTCGAAGTACAACCTGATGACGCCGATTCTCGAGCCCTATGAGATGTCACTTGACGACGTCTACCGCGCGCTGGCGAAGTGCTACATGACCTTCTATAGCCACAAGATGCGCGAAGTCGCCGAGCTACCGGACGGGTTCAAGCGTCGCTATATGTTCAGCGCGTTCGAACAGATGATGAAGGACTACGGTGACCGCTTCGACTTCCTGCGCGAGGGGATGGGCGACGGAATGCCGAGCGACATGCCCGACCTCGAGACCATGCGCCGAGGCCACGGTGGCTGA
- the ccsB gene encoding c-type cytochrome biogenesis protein CcsB: MNLEILLMWLAVTAYALSTIGLVIGAMFRLDKLVTVSLWMAVIGIVPQGVAIGLRWNEVGHGPYLGFYEVVSSYAFASVIALAIAAVVNPKLRLLGVVIMPLATLMLGGAMLAPKSPLEITAKLASWWLTIHVTFAKLSYASFIAAFAISLAFLLRERQKASEDGILSRLPSQSVLDDLSYRFIGVGFIFLSIMIVAGAIWANEAWGRYWAWDPIETWSLISWIVYAGYMHTRLTLGWRGRQSSWFAVLALPLMAFTLMGVPLVYQSIHGAYLTGY, translated from the coding sequence GTGAACCTCGAAATCCTACTGATGTGGCTCGCCGTGACGGCGTACGCCCTCTCGACCATCGGTCTCGTCATCGGTGCCATGTTCCGGCTCGACAAGTTGGTCACCGTCTCGCTTTGGATGGCGGTCATCGGGATCGTGCCGCAGGGCGTCGCGATCGGCTTGCGGTGGAACGAGGTCGGGCACGGCCCGTACCTCGGCTTCTACGAAGTGGTCAGCTCCTATGCCTTCGCGTCGGTGATCGCGCTTGCGATCGCGGCCGTCGTCAACCCGAAGCTTCGCCTTCTCGGCGTGGTCATCATGCCGCTGGCGACACTTATGCTTGGTGGCGCCATGCTTGCGCCGAAGTCGCCGCTCGAGATCACGGCGAAGCTCGCGAGCTGGTGGCTGACCATCCACGTGACGTTCGCGAAGCTGTCCTACGCTTCGTTCATCGCTGCGTTCGCGATCAGCCTCGCGTTCCTGTTGCGCGAGCGGCAGAAGGCGAGTGAGGATGGCATCCTCTCACGGCTGCCGAGCCAGTCGGTGCTCGACGACCTGTCGTACCGCTTCATCGGCGTCGGATTCATCTTCCTCTCGATCATGATCGTAGCCGGTGCCATCTGGGCGAACGAGGCGTGGGGTCGCTACTGGGCATGGGATCCGATCGAGACCTGGTCGCTCATCTCGTGGATCGTGTACGCCGGCTACATGCACACGCGACTCACGCTCGGGTGGCGGGGGAGGCAGTCCTCCTGGTTTGCGGTCCTTGCGCTGCCTCTGATGGCGTTCACCCTCATGGGGGTGCCGCTCGTGTACCAATCCATCCACGGCGCGTATCTGACCGGTTACTGA
- a CDS encoding cytochrome c biogenesis protein ResB, with the protein MSRAGSTPLSKVTNWLASPRLAVVLLFVAGVWSFVGTLVPQGAADNARVVEWAAANPGLTQIVSTLGLHRTFVSPIFIALMALLAASTAVCSWRRTKVAIRRHRLLRGLDPADAERLVARPTFVVDDAPTPADDTRQAVSGALRRLGLSVQPQRGELTVAGSRPWVAFGSPVFHWSLFLLIVVILGASLWRLEGLIGVPVGESRPLAKDAFGLLTTGRLYRFPASPLQIRVDKMDMSYPIDGIDRGPAPTVSVLAPDGSVVASQVVFPNKPLRHKSLIVHSSEIGLAPRFALVSKETSEVGRTTLIVDFDEKSPGGTAPAQFVLESANPEDSLEAAVSVPLDVYRGEQVQGVPKVPKASFVIRRQSDTSLAASGTIGIGEDLALPDGSTLQLVGVGYYARLSVVDDSSVPVVYLLLTVALIGVTVSILGRQSLAVVSIGASETDGTAVRVWFRDWRGGAVRAEQAEEFVREALGSAVTDDDEQEHSA; encoded by the coding sequence ATGAGTCGAGCAGGCTCGACCCCACTGAGCAAGGTGACCAACTGGCTCGCCTCGCCACGTCTCGCCGTCGTGCTCCTGTTCGTGGCGGGTGTTTGGTCTTTTGTCGGCACGCTCGTGCCACAGGGAGCCGCTGACAACGCTCGTGTCGTGGAGTGGGCCGCTGCGAACCCGGGGCTCACGCAGATCGTCTCCACCCTCGGGCTTCATCGCACGTTCGTCTCGCCGATCTTCATCGCGCTCATGGCGTTGCTCGCCGCCTCGACGGCGGTCTGCTCGTGGCGCCGCACGAAGGTCGCCATTCGCCGACACCGGTTGCTGCGCGGGCTCGATCCGGCCGATGCCGAGCGGCTCGTCGCGCGGCCCACATTCGTCGTCGATGATGCGCCCACGCCCGCGGACGACACCAGGCAGGCGGTCTCAGGCGCGCTGCGTCGGCTCGGCCTTTCGGTCCAGCCGCAACGAGGCGAGCTCACTGTGGCCGGCTCACGGCCGTGGGTCGCGTTCGGGAGTCCGGTCTTTCACTGGTCGCTGTTCCTGCTGATCGTCGTGATCCTCGGTGCGTCGCTCTGGCGCCTCGAGGGGCTGATCGGCGTACCGGTCGGCGAGTCCCGGCCGCTGGCGAAGGACGCGTTTGGACTGCTCACCACCGGCAGGCTCTACCGGTTCCCGGCCTCGCCGCTGCAGATCCGTGTCGACAAGATGGACATGTCCTACCCGATCGACGGGATCGACCGGGGCCCCGCCCCCACGGTGTCAGTACTTGCACCCGACGGCAGCGTCGTTGCGAGTCAGGTCGTGTTCCCCAACAAACCACTGCGCCACAAGTCGCTCATCGTTCACTCGAGCGAAATCGGCCTGGCACCACGGTTTGCCCTCGTCTCCAAGGAGACCAGTGAGGTCGGCCGGACCACACTGATCGTCGATTTCGACGAGAAGTCCCCGGGCGGAACCGCCCCCGCACAGTTCGTACTCGAGTCGGCGAATCCCGAAGACTCGCTTGAGGCGGCCGTGTCAGTGCCTCTCGACGTCTACCGGGGCGAACAGGTTCAGGGCGTTCCGAAGGTGCCCAAGGCCTCGTTCGTCATACGCCGCCAAAGCGACACGTCACTTGCCGCGAGCGGTACCATCGGGATCGGCGAGGACCTCGCGCTTCCCGACGGCTCCACCTTGCAGCTCGTGGGCGTTGGCTACTATGCGCGGCTCTCTGTCGTGGACGACTCGTCGGTTCCGGTGGTCTACCTCTTGCTGACAGTGGCGCTCATCGGAGTCACGGTTTCGATCCTCGGCCGGCAGAGCCTGGCCGTCGTCTCGATCGGCGCTTCGGAGACCGATGGCACGGCGGTGCGGGTTTGGTTCCGCGATTGGCGGGGCGGAGCCGTTCGGGCCGAGCAAGCCGAGGAGTTCGTCCGAGAAGCGCTCGGATCCGCAGTCACGGACGACGACGAACAGGAGCACAGCGCGTGA